One genomic window of Monodelphis domestica isolate mMonDom1 chromosome 1, mMonDom1.pri, whole genome shotgun sequence includes the following:
- the LOC100031446 gene encoding LOW QUALITY PROTEIN: DNA primase small subunit (The sequence of the model RefSeq protein was modified relative to this genomic sequence to represent the inferred CDS: deleted 3 bases in 2 codons; substituted 1 base at 1 genomic stop codon) yields MEAFDWAELPELLKLYYRRLFPFSYYYRWLSYGKVVKNYFQPWEFSFTLKDDIYIRYQSFNNQSEMEKEIQKLIPYQIDIGAAYSHRPIQHNMVKLGAFQAQEKELVFDIAVMDYDDMRRCCSSAVSVCSKCWTLVTMVIYIINRALKEDFKFKHCLWVCSRRIGVHCWICDDAFRKLCSAFCSGIVEYLSLVKGGEDMKKQVHLGTKIHPFLRKSINIVEKYFEDYALAGQDILENKENWDKILTLIPESLHADLXQGFQRCHNSVQHWEYLKKVASKNRPVRNEKFVPWVECEIMLQYYFPCLNINVSKGMNHLLKSPFNIHPKTGRISVPTDLQKVDQFDPFAVPTISQICHELVVVSTSEEDGNKENKVEAEVKPCRRDYKKTSLAPYVRSFEQFLEKLDKSRKGELLRKRDTQRLLKSTAPFIPTWISLTFNQ; encoded by the exons ATGGAGGCCTTTGACTGGGCTGAGCTGCCTGAGCTGCTCAAGCTGTACTATCGAAggcttttccccttctcctactACTATCGCTGGCTCAGCTATGGCAAAGTGGTGAAGAATTATTTTCAGCCCTGGGAGTTTTCATTCACTCTGAAAGATGATATATACATTCGCTACCAGTCTTTCAACAACCAaagtgaaatggaaaaggagatacagaAGTTGATTCCCTATCAAATTGATATTGGAGCAGCATATTCCCACAGACCCATCCAACACAATATGGTGAAGCTGGGGGCTTTTCAGGCACAGGAAAAAGAGCTGGTGTTTGACATTGCCGTGATGGACTACGACGACATGAGGAGGTGCTGTAGTTCTGCTGTA TCTGTATGTTCCAAATGCTGGACCCTCGTGACAATGGTCATCTACATCATCAACAGAGCTCTGAAagaggattttaaatttaaacattgcCTCTGGGTATGTTCCAGAAGGATAGGTGTTCATTGTTGGATCTGCGATGATGCCTTCAGAAAATTGTGCTCAGCATTCTGCTCTGGGATAGTAGAATATCTAAGTCTTGTGAAGGGAGGAGAAGACATGAAAAAG CAAGTTCATCTCGGCACAAAGATTCACCCTTTCCTCAGAAAATCAATAAACatagtagaaaaatattttgaagactATGCCCTGGCTGGTCAAGATATTCTTGAAAACAAAGAGAACTGGGATAAGATTTTAACTCTTATTCCTGAATCTCTTCATGCTGATCTTTAGCAAGGATTCCAAAGATGTCACAATTCAGTCCAGCATTGGGAATATTTGAAGAAAGTAGCGAGCAAAAATCGGCCTGTTAGAAATGAGAAATTTGTACCCTGGGTAGAGTGTGAGATCATGCTACAGTACTATTTTCCTTGTCTGAATATTAATGTTAGCAAAGGAATGAATCACTTATTGAAGAGTCCATTCAACATTCACCCTAAAACAGGTCGTATTTCTGTTCCTACTGATTTGCAGAAAGTGGATCAATTTGACCCCTTTGCTGTTCCTACCATAAGCCAGATCTGCCATGAATTAGTTGTGGTGTCCACTAGCGAAGAGGATGGGAACAAGGAGAATAAAGTTGAGGCTGAAGTGAAGCCTTGCAGGAGGGATTATAAGAAAACCAGTCTAGCTCCTTATGTGAGGAGTTTTGAACAATTTTTGGAAAAACTGGATAAGTCCAGAAAAGGAGAACTTCTGAGGAAGAGGGATACACAGAGACTTCTGAAGTCAACGGCTCCCTTTATACCCACGTGGATTTCTCTGACCTTCAACCAATAA